A single genomic interval of Nonomuraea rubra harbors:
- a CDS encoding thiamine pyrophosphate-dependent enzyme, which produces MRASQGVDILISALEICGVSTVFHGPCTDELASYSGTRVRHVRACHEQGAGHAAEGYAMATGEAGVCVVAAGPGATSLVTPVINAYKDSTPLVAIVLDQYGRADERLADISLAELAMSGIKHAFTVTEVSELSVTIAEAFRLATAGRPGPVVVEIARAALTGYGDVEWPAHRAPASAAPPPEALDAAARLIRESRRPVLYVGGGVQLAGATAGLRALAELTGAPVVTTLMALGSFPGSHPQNLGMPGMHGSVAAVGALQQADLVVALGARFDDRVTGQASSFAPLARIVHADIDESEISKIVKADVALPGDCGTTITGLLGLLARDGGDRERLDPWWARLRALQRTYPLGYSAPEDGSLSPQYVVQTLGRLVGPEACYVAGVGQHQMWAAQFVSYEHPRTFINSGGLGTMGFAIPAAMGASLARPGRQVWVIDGDGCFQMTGRELATCARERIPIKVAVINNGGLGMVRQLQDLFYSRRFHGSHLDSTRVPDLVAYAEAHGCAGLRCDRAEDVEAVVRKAEAFSDAPVVIDFVVSEDALVWPMVAAGTSNDDIKVARDLAPIWDRAD; this is translated from the coding sequence ATGCGAGCGTCCCAGGGGGTGGACATCCTCATCTCGGCCCTGGAGATCTGCGGGGTGTCCACCGTCTTCCACGGGCCGTGCACGGACGAGCTCGCGTCCTACTCGGGGACCCGGGTGCGCCACGTGCGCGCCTGCCACGAGCAGGGGGCGGGCCACGCGGCCGAGGGCTACGCCATGGCGACGGGCGAGGCCGGCGTCTGCGTCGTGGCCGCGGGCCCCGGCGCGACCAGCCTGGTGACCCCGGTGATCAACGCCTACAAGGACTCGACCCCGCTGGTGGCCATCGTGCTCGACCAGTACGGCCGGGCCGACGAGCGGCTGGCCGACATCTCGCTGGCGGAGCTGGCCATGTCGGGGATCAAGCACGCGTTCACGGTCACCGAGGTGTCGGAGCTGTCGGTCACGATCGCCGAGGCGTTCAGGCTCGCCACGGCGGGCCGGCCGGGGCCGGTGGTCGTCGAGATCGCCCGCGCCGCCCTCACCGGGTACGGCGACGTCGAGTGGCCCGCCCACCGGGCGCCGGCCTCGGCGGCGCCGCCGCCCGAGGCGCTCGACGCGGCCGCGCGGCTGATCAGGGAGAGCCGCCGCCCGGTGCTGTACGTCGGCGGCGGCGTGCAGCTGGCCGGGGCCACCGCCGGGCTCCGCGCCCTGGCCGAGCTGACCGGCGCGCCGGTGGTGACCACGCTGATGGCGCTGGGCTCGTTCCCCGGCTCCCACCCGCAGAACCTCGGGATGCCGGGCATGCACGGCTCCGTCGCCGCCGTCGGCGCGCTCCAGCAGGCCGACCTGGTCGTGGCGCTGGGGGCCCGCTTCGACGACAGGGTCACCGGCCAGGCGTCGTCGTTCGCGCCGCTGGCCAGGATCGTCCATGCCGACATCGACGAGAGCGAGATCTCCAAGATCGTCAAGGCGGACGTGGCGCTGCCCGGCGACTGCGGGACCACCATCACCGGGCTGCTCGGCCTGCTCGCCCGGGACGGCGGCGACCGCGAGCGGCTGGACCCGTGGTGGGCGCGGCTGCGCGCGTTGCAGCGCACGTACCCGCTCGGCTACAGCGCACCCGAGGACGGCTCGCTCAGCCCGCAGTACGTCGTCCAGACCCTCGGCCGGCTCGTCGGTCCGGAGGCCTGCTACGTCGCCGGGGTCGGGCAGCACCAGATGTGGGCCGCGCAGTTCGTCTCCTACGAGCACCCGCGCACGTTCATCAACTCCGGCGGCCTGGGCACGATGGGGTTCGCGATCCCGGCCGCGATGGGGGCGAGCCTGGCCCGTCCCGGCCGCCAGGTCTGGGTGATCGACGGTGACGGGTGCTTCCAGATGACGGGCAGGGAGCTGGCCACCTGCGCGCGCGAGCGGATCCCCATCAAGGTGGCCGTGATCAACAACGGGGGTCTCGGCATGGTCAGGCAGCTGCAGGACCTGTTCTACAGCCGCCGGTTCCACGGCAGTCACCTGGACTCCACGCGGGTTCCCGACCTCGTGGCCTACGCCGAGGCGCACGGCTGCGCCGGGCTGCGCTGCGATCGCGCCGAGGACGTGGAGGCCGTGGTGAGAAAGGCGGAGGCGTTCAGCGACGCGCCTGTCGTCATCGACTTCGTGGTCAGCGAGGACGCCCTCGTCTGGCCCATGGTCGCCGCCGGGACGTCGAACGACGACATCAAGGTCGCGAGAGATCTGGCTCCCATCTGGGACCGAGCAGACTAG
- a CDS encoding LmbU family transcriptional regulator, protein MWSLCGGRADAGRGGQSGTGHRTGDRLSHSETSATCRNLPDHAGGRAPLGRSVLARPTSLSLAEEVTLDEWKHVGQQIFLISDSSAWWLGDWLNYGRDRYPDRYRRALAETALDYQTLRNYAWVAGRFSHQRRRAALSFQHHAEVASLPEGEQERWLDEAERRGWTRNRLRAMIRPVQGRSLPTLQETVRISVRTSADQMRVWEEAAGRTALELHEWMVVILNEAAGSGG, encoded by the coding sequence GTGTGGAGTTTATGTGGCGGTCGCGCTGATGCTGGTCGTGGGGGGCAATCAGGTACCGGACATCGCACGGGGGATCGTTTGTCACACTCGGAGACGTCGGCGACCTGCCGAAACTTACCTGACCATGCCGGCGGGCGGGCACCGCTGGGCCGGTCCGTACTCGCCAGACCCACCTCGCTGAGCCTCGCGGAAGAGGTCACGCTCGATGAATGGAAGCACGTCGGGCAACAAATATTCTTAATATCCGACTCGTCGGCGTGGTGGCTCGGGGACTGGCTCAACTATGGCCGTGATCGTTATCCCGATCGTTATCGCAGGGCGTTGGCGGAGACCGCGCTCGACTATCAGACATTGCGGAACTACGCCTGGGTCGCCGGGCGGTTCAGCCACCAGCGCAGGCGCGCGGCGCTCAGCTTCCAGCACCACGCGGAGGTCGCCTCGCTGCCCGAGGGAGAGCAGGAACGGTGGCTGGACGAGGCGGAGCGGCGGGGATGGACGCGCAACCGCCTGCGCGCCATGATCAGGCCCGTCCAGGGCCGCTCCCTCCCCACCCTTCAGGAGACCGTGCGGATCAGCGTGCGGACCTCCGCCGACCAGATGCGCGTCTGGGAGGAGGCGGCGGGCCGGACGGCGCTGGAGCTGCACGAGTGGATGGTGGTCATACTGAACGAGGCCGCCGGTAGCGGCGGGTGA
- a CDS encoding polysaccharide lyase 8 family protein, with amino-acid sequence MVIHPLSRRSALLGAAATAGLALWEGPAEAAGPAEESGAAAFDAARERWVSLLAGGEYDAAYADKTQAVEGSANAVLRKLRFSAGRRPSLWPDLPLDDPRTGNFNRAYNRMRTLALGWATPGTAMHGDDRVAETAAKALDFLYEHAYHESLDPRGSNWYWWEIGVPRSLTDTCALLYDGLPEKRLKRWLRPLRRWCPDPERRVSHPGVVETGANRAGKAMAVAMRGLLTHDARLVRRARDAVSDLLRPTRGPGDGFYRDGSFIQHDVHPYTGAYGVDYLESVAKLIVMLARSPWEISGIEEVYDIVDRSFVPFVFDGLMMDCVRGRSISRQGHRDYHSGQKTVEAILTLLDTAPERHARRWRPLVKGWLARNQAVPYETIAPLSSVAKARALLEDPTVEAGPRTTGTYVFADMDRVVHRRPGWAFAIAMSSRRIGAAEAMNRENLHGWYTGDGMTYLYTGDLTHWNDELWPTIDPYRLPGTTVDTRRRADLGHGHRRLPPTPWAGGVALDGEYGVAAMQLVAGGSSLRAKKAWFLLDDVVVALGAGITASDGRRVETIVENRNTHDGHPPLARGDGWIHLPGVAGYALLDHGSAGAKVIREKRTGRWRDIDKGATTGGDGTPVTRHYTTIVIDHGVDPRKAAYAYAVLPGACAARTAAYGLQLRILANSSSVQAVSRGDLLFAVFWRAGTVETAHGPLAADGPCTLLVRRDDELVRLAVSDPSRTADEVRISLPWPVRSVKEGDRGVRRAKRAIKVELGGSRGHTRTAVVRI; translated from the coding sequence ATGGTGATCCACCCCCTCAGCCGGCGTTCCGCCCTGCTGGGCGCCGCCGCCACGGCCGGCCTCGCCCTGTGGGAGGGACCGGCCGAGGCGGCCGGGCCCGCTGAAGAGAGCGGCGCGGCCGCGTTCGACGCCGCGCGGGAGCGGTGGGTGAGCCTGCTGGCCGGCGGCGAGTACGACGCCGCCTACGCCGACAAGACGCAGGCGGTCGAGGGCTCGGCCAACGCGGTGCTGCGCAAGCTGCGCTTCTCCGCCGGCCGCCGCCCGAGCCTCTGGCCCGACCTGCCGCTCGACGACCCCCGTACGGGCAACTTCAACCGCGCCTACAACCGCATGCGCACGCTGGCGCTGGGCTGGGCGACGCCGGGTACCGCCATGCACGGGGACGACCGGGTCGCCGAAACGGCGGCGAAGGCGCTGGACTTCCTGTACGAGCACGCGTACCACGAGAGCCTCGACCCGCGCGGCAGCAACTGGTACTGGTGGGAGATCGGTGTCCCCCGCTCGCTGACCGACACCTGCGCCCTGCTCTACGACGGCCTGCCCGAGAAGCGCCTCAAGCGCTGGCTGCGCCCGTTGCGCCGCTGGTGCCCAGACCCGGAGCGCCGGGTCAGCCATCCCGGCGTGGTCGAGACCGGCGCCAACCGCGCGGGCAAGGCCATGGCGGTGGCCATGCGCGGGCTGCTCACCCACGACGCCCGCCTGGTCAGGCGGGCCAGGGACGCGGTCTCCGACCTGCTGCGGCCGACCAGGGGCCCGGGCGACGGCTTCTACCGGGACGGCTCCTTCATCCAGCACGACGTCCACCCCTACACCGGCGCGTACGGCGTGGACTACCTGGAGAGCGTGGCCAAGCTGATCGTCATGCTCGCGCGGTCGCCGTGGGAGATCTCCGGCATCGAGGAGGTCTACGACATCGTGGACCGCTCTTTCGTGCCGTTCGTCTTCGACGGGCTGATGATGGACTGCGTGCGCGGCCGGTCCATCTCGCGCCAGGGCCACCGCGACTACCACTCGGGGCAGAAGACGGTCGAGGCGATCCTGACCCTGCTGGACACGGCGCCCGAGCGCCATGCCCGGCGCTGGCGCCCGCTGGTGAAGGGCTGGCTGGCCCGCAACCAGGCCGTCCCGTACGAGACGATCGCCCCGCTGTCGAGCGTCGCCAAGGCCAGGGCCCTGCTGGAGGACCCGACGGTCGAGGCCGGCCCGCGGACGACGGGCACGTACGTCTTCGCCGACATGGACCGGGTGGTGCACCGCCGTCCCGGCTGGGCCTTCGCGATCGCGATGAGCTCGCGGCGCATCGGCGCGGCCGAGGCCATGAACAGGGAGAACCTGCACGGCTGGTACACCGGCGACGGCATGACCTACCTCTACACCGGCGACCTCACCCACTGGAACGACGAGCTGTGGCCGACGATCGACCCGTACCGGCTGCCGGGCACGACGGTCGACACCCGCAGGCGGGCCGACCTCGGGCACGGGCACCGCCGCCTGCCGCCCACCCCGTGGGCGGGCGGCGTGGCCCTCGACGGCGAGTACGGCGTGGCCGCCATGCAGCTGGTCGCCGGCGGCTCCTCGCTGCGGGCGAAGAAGGCGTGGTTCCTGCTCGACGACGTGGTGGTCGCCCTCGGCGCCGGCATCACCGCCTCGGACGGCCGCCGCGTCGAGACCATCGTGGAGAACCGCAACACCCACGACGGCCACCCGCCGCTGGCCCGGGGCGACGGCTGGATCCACCTGCCCGGCGTGGCCGGCTACGCGCTGCTCGACCACGGCAGCGCCGGCGCCAAGGTGATCCGCGAGAAGCGCACCGGCCGCTGGCGGGACATCGACAAGGGCGCCACCACCGGCGGCGACGGGACCCCGGTCACCCGGCACTACACGACGATCGTCATCGACCACGGCGTCGATCCGCGCAAGGCGGCCTACGCCTACGCCGTGCTGCCCGGCGCCTGCGCCGCGCGGACGGCGGCCTACGGCCTGCAGCTGAGGATCCTCGCCAACTCCTCCTCCGTGCAGGCCGTCTCCCGCGGCGACCTCCTGTTCGCCGTCTTCTGGCGCGCCGGGACCGTGGAGACCGCGCACGGGCCGCTCGCCGCCGACGGCCCCTGCACGCTGCTGGTCCGCCGCGACGACGAGCTGGTACGGCTCGCGGTCTCCGACCCGTCGAGAACGGCCGACGAGGTGAGGATCTCGCTGCCCTGGCCGGTGAGGTCGGTCAAGGAGGGCGACCGCGGCGTGCGCAGGGCCAAGCGCGCGATCAAGGTGGAGCTGGGCGGCAGCCGCGGCCACACCCGCACCGCCGTGGTCCGGATCTGA
- a CDS encoding ABC transporter ATP-binding protein — translation MIRMLLRVLGHQYARPVRRTVALMTATGILEGLSYALLVPVLGALFEGDAAGARPWLIAFGVAVAVYAALRYVSDLSGFRAGTTLLRGTYRRLGDHLARLPIGWYGPGRVGEVSLLASRGVLQAMSVIAHLLTPYVSAAVTPLTIVAVMLAFDWRLGLAALLAAPVVAAIQVWTGRATAAADAERHRRDQQATGRVIEYLQAQPVLRAGGRTAERFGLLDDSLRELQRASRRSTLSALPGVLGLSLTVQAILTGLLVLGTYLALGGGIGAAEVLAILVLAARCADPLLSLADLGGQLRGARAELAKLDTLLRTPPLPEPREPVRPDRHDLEFDSVTFRHGDRTVIEDLSLALPEGQRLAVVGPSGAGKSTLLQLLARFHDVDAGAVRIGGADVRAIDTPALMARIAIVFQDVYLFDGTIEDNIRLGRPGATEAEVCAAATAARLDEVIDRLPDGWATDVGEGGALLSGGERQRVSIARALLKDAPIVLLDEVTSALDPVNEAAVHAGIERLMAGRTVVMVAHRLRTVRNADRIAFLDAGRVVEEGTHDELLRRGGRYAAFWEISMAPAANT, via the coding sequence ATGATCCGCATGCTGCTGCGCGTGCTGGGACACCAGTACGCCCGCCCGGTACGCCGCACCGTCGCCCTGATGACGGCCACCGGCATCCTCGAAGGCCTGTCGTACGCCCTGCTGGTCCCCGTGCTCGGGGCCCTGTTCGAGGGCGATGCCGCGGGCGCCCGCCCCTGGCTGATCGCGTTCGGCGTGGCGGTCGCGGTGTACGCCGCGCTCCGCTACGTCAGCGACCTGTCCGGTTTCCGCGCCGGCACCACCCTGCTGCGCGGCACGTACCGCCGGCTCGGCGACCACCTGGCCCGGCTGCCCATCGGCTGGTACGGCCCGGGCCGCGTCGGCGAGGTGTCGCTCCTGGCCAGCCGGGGCGTGCTGCAGGCGATGAGCGTGATCGCGCACCTGCTGACGCCGTACGTCTCCGCCGCCGTGACCCCGCTGACCATCGTCGCGGTGATGCTCGCCTTCGACTGGCGGCTGGGCCTGGCCGCGCTGCTGGCCGCGCCCGTCGTGGCGGCGATCCAGGTCTGGACGGGTCGTGCGACGGCGGCGGCCGACGCCGAACGCCACCGCCGCGACCAGCAGGCCACCGGCCGGGTCATCGAATACCTCCAGGCCCAGCCGGTGCTGCGGGCGGGCGGGCGTACCGCCGAGCGCTTCGGCCTGCTCGACGACTCGCTGCGGGAGCTCCAGCGGGCCTCCCGCCGCTCGACGCTGTCGGCGCTGCCGGGCGTCCTGGGGCTGTCCCTCACGGTGCAGGCGATCCTGACCGGGCTGCTGGTCCTGGGCACGTACCTGGCGCTCGGCGGCGGCATCGGCGCGGCCGAGGTGCTGGCGATCCTGGTGCTGGCCGCCCGCTGCGCCGATCCGCTGCTCTCCCTGGCCGACCTCGGCGGGCAGCTCCGCGGCGCCCGCGCCGAGCTGGCCAAGCTCGACACGCTCCTGCGCACCCCGCCGCTCCCCGAGCCCCGTGAGCCGGTCCGCCCGGACCGCCACGACCTGGAGTTCGACTCGGTCACCTTCCGCCACGGCGACCGCACGGTGATCGAGGACCTGTCGCTGGCGCTCCCGGAAGGGCAGCGGCTGGCCGTCGTCGGCCCGTCGGGCGCGGGCAAGAGCACCCTGCTGCAGCTCCTGGCCCGCTTCCACGACGTGGACGCCGGCGCGGTCCGCATCGGCGGCGCGGACGTCCGCGCCATCGACACGCCGGCCCTGATGGCGCGCATAGCCATCGTCTTCCAGGACGTCTACCTCTTCGACGGCACGATCGAGGACAACATCCGCCTCGGCCGCCCCGGCGCCACGGAGGCCGAGGTCTGCGCGGCGGCGACCGCCGCCCGCCTGGACGAGGTGATCGACCGCCTGCCGGACGGCTGGGCCACCGACGTCGGCGAGGGCGGCGCGCTGCTGTCAGGCGGCGAACGCCAGCGGGTGTCCATCGCCCGCGCCCTGCTGAAGGACGCCCCCATCGTCCTGCTGGACGAGGTGACCTCCGCCCTCGATCCCGTGAACGAGGCGGCGGTCCACGCGGGCATCGAGCGGCTGATGGCGGGCCGGACGGTCGTGATGGTGGCCCATCGCCTGCGTACCGTCCGGAACGCCGACCGCATCGCCTTCCTGGACGCCGGCCGCGTCGTGGAGGAGGGCACCCACGACGAACTGCTCCGCCGCGGCGGCCGCTACGCGGCCTTCTGGGAGATCTCCATGGCACCGGCCGCGAACACGTAG
- a CDS encoding ABC transporter ATP-binding protein: MTTADLAEAEHTTVAGLLRPHAGSFAALVILQVIGAVAGLAPLLAVVELGRELLSPGPVDRGHVWFVVLAGAAGLLVRLLFTAASSGIGHLLDGQVQLAFRRRLAAQLGRVPIGWLSRRRTGELAKVVGEDVSAVHPFIAHTPGELVSAFVVPLVSLVYLFAVDWRLTLITLIPVVLAVALVPLMMTAARQREQREFDAAMGRIAGSVVEFVQGIAVVKAFGGADRTHRKFLTATDEFADTFLRWARGLAPIAAGMQTVLAPPFVLLVVLAGGAVLIGSGGLAPADLLPFLLLGLGLTAPVAALGHGFDDMQAAWRAVGRIRDVVAVEPLPEPARPLVPDGHRVELRGVRFGYDADREVLRGIDLVLEPGTVTAIVGPSGSGKSTLVQLLPRFFDPTGGSITLGGVDLRELGSRRLYRMVSFVFQDIRLLRASVADNIALAVPHAGRDQVVRAARLANVHDRIMELPRGYDTVLGEEAGLSRGEAQRIAIARALLADTPVLVLDEATAFADPQTEQAVRHALATLQGDRTIVVIAHRLETIADADTVVMLDDGAIVERGIPAELLNRNGRFAAFWRSHRGDEPR; this comes from the coding sequence ATGACCACCGCTGACCTCGCCGAGGCGGAGCACACCACCGTGGCCGGGCTGCTGCGCCCGCACGCGGGAAGCTTCGCGGCCCTGGTGATCCTGCAGGTGATCGGTGCCGTGGCGGGCCTGGCGCCGCTGCTGGCCGTGGTGGAGCTGGGCAGGGAGTTGTTGTCGCCGGGCCCGGTCGATCGCGGTCACGTCTGGTTCGTGGTGCTCGCCGGTGCGGCCGGCCTGCTGGTCCGGTTGTTGTTCACCGCGGCCTCGTCGGGGATCGGGCACCTGCTCGACGGCCAGGTGCAGCTGGCGTTCCGCCGGCGGCTGGCCGCGCAGCTGGGGCGGGTGCCGATCGGGTGGTTGTCCCGGCGCCGGACGGGCGAGCTGGCCAAGGTGGTGGGTGAGGACGTGAGCGCGGTGCACCCGTTCATCGCGCACACGCCCGGCGAGCTGGTATCGGCGTTCGTGGTGCCGCTGGTGTCGCTGGTCTACCTGTTCGCCGTCGACTGGCGGCTCACGCTGATCACACTGATCCCGGTGGTGCTGGCGGTGGCGCTGGTCCCGTTGATGATGACCGCCGCCCGGCAGCGGGAGCAGCGCGAGTTCGACGCGGCCATGGGGCGGATCGCCGGCTCGGTCGTGGAGTTCGTGCAGGGCATCGCGGTGGTCAAGGCGTTCGGCGGGGCGGACCGTACGCACCGGAAGTTCCTGACGGCCACGGACGAGTTCGCGGACACGTTCCTGCGGTGGGCGCGCGGGCTGGCCCCGATCGCCGCCGGGATGCAGACGGTGCTGGCGCCGCCGTTCGTGCTGCTGGTCGTGCTGGCCGGGGGTGCCGTGCTGATCGGGAGCGGCGGGCTGGCGCCGGCGGACCTGCTGCCGTTCCTGCTGCTGGGGCTGGGGCTGACCGCGCCGGTGGCGGCGCTCGGCCACGGCTTCGACGACATGCAGGCGGCCTGGCGCGCGGTCGGCCGGATCCGGGACGTCGTCGCGGTCGAGCCGCTGCCCGAGCCCGCCCGCCCGCTCGTGCCGGACGGGCACCGGGTGGAGCTGCGGGGCGTGCGGTTCGGGTACGACGCGGACCGCGAGGTGCTGCGCGGCATCGACCTGGTGCTGGAGCCCGGTACGGTCACCGCGATCGTGGGCCCCTCAGGCAGCGGCAAGTCCACGCTGGTCCAGCTGCTGCCCCGGTTCTTCGACCCCACCGGCGGCTCGATCACCCTGGGCGGCGTCGACCTGCGGGAGCTGGGCAGCCGCCGGCTCTACCGCATGGTCTCGTTCGTCTTCCAGGACATCCGCCTGCTGCGGGCCTCGGTCGCCGACAACATCGCGCTGGCGGTCCCGCACGCCGGCCGCGACCAGGTCGTACGCGCCGCCCGGCTGGCCAACGTCCACGACCGGATCATGGAGCTGCCGCGCGGCTACGACACGGTGCTCGGCGAGGAGGCCGGGCTGTCACGCGGCGAGGCGCAGCGGATCGCCATCGCCCGCGCGCTGCTGGCCGACACCCCCGTGCTGGTGCTGGACGAGGCGACCGCGTTCGCCGACCCGCAGACGGAGCAGGCGGTACGGCACGCTCTGGCCACGTTGCAGGGCGACCGGACGATCGTGGTCATCGCACACCGGCTGGAGACCATCGCCGACGCCGACACCGTCGTGATGCTGGACGACGGCGCGATCGTCGAGCGCGGCATACCCGCCGAGCTGCTGAACAGGAACGGCAGATTCGCCGCCTTCTGGCGGTCCCACCGAGGAGACGAGCCCCGATGA
- a CDS encoding alpha/beta hydrolase — translation MSDITTMDRPSEPDWSTLTAEELAAYRDAENRVRSSAAARVITGEPDPGVTIDWHQVALPGRELPVRVYRPAAGGPLPLVLHVHGGGFVGTAVQCDWVNSHLAARLPAVVVSVEHRLLDFETPLSAAADDGWDVLRHVVDHAGEWGVDPARTAVFGESCGALISALAAIRAGRSGLRLRAQVLVNPALDVTSTAFSYDSMSRFERTPTLTLALLRFFQRLAVPHGSDARALSPLHAGDLNGLAPALVVVPTHDPLADHGRRYAGRLQAAGTPARLSEYQEAGHGFLSMPGVAPQAAPARAEILEFLREALDNGVRDDHR, via the coding sequence ATGAGCGACATCACCACCATGGACCGCCCGTCGGAGCCGGACTGGTCGACGCTGACGGCCGAGGAGCTGGCCGCCTACCGCGACGCCGAGAACCGCGTCCGCTCGTCCGCCGCGGCCCGCGTGATCACCGGCGAACCGGATCCGGGCGTCACCATCGACTGGCACCAGGTGGCCCTGCCCGGCCGAGAGCTGCCGGTCCGGGTGTACCGTCCCGCGGCCGGCGGCCCCCTGCCGCTCGTGCTGCACGTGCACGGCGGCGGCTTCGTGGGGACGGCGGTGCAGTGCGACTGGGTCAACAGCCACCTCGCCGCCCGCCTGCCCGCGGTCGTCGTCTCGGTCGAGCACCGGCTCCTCGACTTCGAGACCCCGCTGTCCGCCGCCGCGGACGACGGCTGGGACGTGCTCCGGCACGTGGTGGACCACGCCGGCGAGTGGGGCGTCGATCCGGCACGCACCGCCGTCTTCGGCGAGAGCTGCGGCGCCCTGATCAGCGCCCTGGCGGCGATCAGGGCCGGCCGAAGCGGGCTGCGCCTGCGGGCCCAGGTGCTGGTCAACCCGGCGCTGGACGTCACCTCGACGGCCTTCTCCTACGACTCGATGAGCAGGTTCGAGCGCACTCCCACGCTCACTCTGGCGCTGTTGCGGTTCTTCCAGCGGCTGGCCGTGCCGCACGGAAGCGACGCCCGCGCGCTGTCGCCCCTGCACGCCGGTGACCTGAACGGCCTGGCCCCGGCGCTCGTGGTGGTGCCGACCCACGACCCGCTGGCCGACCACGGCCGCCGCTACGCCGGCCGGCTCCAGGCGGCCGGGACGCCCGCGCGGCTCAGCGAGTACCAGGAAGCGGGACACGGGTTCCTCAGCATGCCCGGCGTCGCACCCCAGGCGGCGCCGGCCCGGGCGGAGATCCTCGAGTTCCTCCGCGAGGCCCTGGACAACGGAGTGCGCGATGACCACCGCTGA
- a CDS encoding TetR/AcrR family transcriptional regulator has protein sequence MSSTTPARPPGRPRSGINAVVFAATLSTVHELGYARATVERIAAAAGIAKTTIYRRWPTKGALIVDCLLDAFGPVPLEGGSRAEIMSFAIRWVAGKIGEPGVGDAFAGVFSDAVSDPELREILSSRFQDPYRIMLQDVLGEPEHVVLFYIDVIVGTLLHRLGMTGEPMVDADVDALVELVLPAFR, from the coding sequence ATGAGCTCGACCACACCCGCCCGGCCGCCCGGCCGCCCGCGTTCCGGCATCAACGCCGTGGTCTTCGCCGCGACGCTGAGCACGGTCCACGAGCTGGGCTACGCGCGCGCCACCGTGGAACGCATCGCCGCCGCGGCCGGGATCGCGAAGACGACGATCTACCGGCGCTGGCCGACGAAGGGGGCGCTGATCGTGGACTGCCTCCTCGACGCGTTCGGCCCGGTGCCGCTGGAGGGCGGCAGCCGGGCCGAGATCATGTCGTTCGCCATCCGGTGGGTCGCGGGGAAGATCGGCGAGCCGGGGGTGGGCGACGCGTTCGCGGGCGTGTTCAGCGACGCCGTCAGCGACCCGGAGCTGCGCGAGATCCTCTCCTCGCGGTTCCAGGACCCCTACCGGATCATGCTCCAGGACGTGCTCGGCGAGCCCGAGCACGTCGTCCTGTTCTACATCGACGTCATCGTCGGGACCCTGCTCCACCGGCTCGGCATGACGGGCGAGCCGATGGTGGACGCCGACGTGGACGCGCTGGTCGAGCTGGTCCTGCCGGCCTTCCGCTGA
- a CDS encoding nitroreductase/quinone reductase family protein, translating into MSEERPGAEVRGDGGALVRGLAALKRAMYRGGRPNAFMRWWNRLDALVYGGRWLSPGHAAVLKVVGRRSGKLTSVPVAVTRYRGADFLVSMLGPGASWVCNVRAAGGRAVLRRQGRESSIRLEEVPAGHRAEILRRYLAGAPGARPHLGLGPSSPLPEFRRIAPEHPVFRIHEL; encoded by the coding sequence ATGAGCGAGGAGCGCCCGGGGGCGGAGGTACGAGGCGACGGTGGCGCCCTGGTGCGGGGGCTCGCGGCGCTCAAGCGGGCGATGTACCGGGGTGGGCGGCCGAACGCGTTCATGCGGTGGTGGAACCGGCTCGACGCCCTCGTCTACGGGGGTCGGTGGTTGTCACCGGGGCATGCCGCCGTGCTGAAGGTGGTGGGGCGCCGCAGCGGGAAGCTCACGTCGGTTCCGGTCGCGGTCACCCGCTACCGCGGCGCCGACTTTCTCGTCTCGATGCTCGGGCCTGGCGCGAGCTGGGTGTGCAACGTCCGGGCCGCGGGTGGCAGGGCGGTGCTGCGCCGCCAGGGGCGCGAGTCCTCGATCCGGCTCGAAGAGGTCCCGGCCGGGCATCGCGCCGAGATCCTGCGCCGCTACCTCGCCGGCGCGCCCGGCGCCCGGCCGCACCTCGGGCTGGGCCCCTCCTCGCCCCTGCCGGAGTTCCGCCGCATCGCCCCCGAGCACCCGGTCTTCCGCATCCACGAGCTCTAG